The following proteins are co-located in the Paraburkholderia phytofirmans PsJN genome:
- a CDS encoding acetyl-CoA C-acetyltransferase codes for MTDVVIVSAARTAVGKFGGSLAKIAAPELGATVIRAVLERAGLKPEQVSEVILGQVLTAGSGQNPARQAVIKAGLPTAVPGMTINVVCGSGLKAVMLAANAIIAGDADIVVAGGQENMSAAPHVLPGSRDGFRMGDAKLIDSMIVDGLWDVYNQYHMGVTAENVAKEYGITREQQDAFAALSQNKAEAAQKAGRFDDEIVPVEIPQRKGEPLRFATDEFVRHGVTAESLAGLKPAFSKEGSVTAANASGLNDGAAAVLVMSAKKAEALGLKPLARIKAYATSGLDPKVMGMGPVPASRRCLERAGWTPADLDLMEINEAFAAQACAVNQQMGWDTSKINVNGGAIAIGHPIGASGCRILVTLLHEMQKRDAKKGLASLCIGGGMGVALALERA; via the coding sequence ATGACTGATGTTGTGATCGTATCGGCCGCCCGTACGGCAGTGGGCAAATTCGGTGGGTCGCTGGCGAAGATCGCCGCACCCGAACTCGGCGCCACCGTGATTCGCGCCGTCCTCGAGCGGGCCGGTCTGAAACCGGAGCAGGTAAGCGAAGTGATCCTGGGTCAGGTGCTTACCGCTGGCTCGGGCCAGAATCCGGCGCGTCAGGCTGTGATCAAGGCCGGCTTGCCTACGGCTGTGCCCGGCATGACGATCAACGTGGTGTGCGGCTCGGGCCTGAAGGCCGTGATGCTCGCAGCCAACGCCATCATCGCGGGTGACGCGGATATCGTGGTGGCTGGTGGTCAGGAAAACATGAGCGCGGCGCCGCATGTGCTGCCGGGTTCGCGCGACGGTTTCCGCATGGGCGACGCGAAGCTGATCGACTCGATGATCGTCGACGGCTTGTGGGACGTCTACAACCAGTACCACATGGGCGTGACGGCTGAGAACGTCGCCAAGGAATACGGCATCACGCGCGAGCAGCAGGACGCGTTCGCGGCGCTGTCGCAGAACAAGGCGGAAGCCGCGCAGAAAGCAGGCCGTTTCGATGACGAAATCGTGCCGGTCGAGATTCCGCAGCGCAAGGGCGAGCCGCTGCGTTTCGCCACGGACGAATTCGTGCGCCATGGCGTGACGGCTGAATCGCTGGCCGGCCTGAAGCCGGCGTTCTCGAAGGAAGGCTCGGTGACGGCGGCTAACGCGTCGGGCCTGAACGACGGCGCGGCGGCGGTGCTGGTGATGTCGGCGAAGAAGGCCGAAGCGCTCGGCCTCAAGCCGCTCGCGCGCATCAAGGCATACGCCACCTCGGGTCTGGATCCGAAGGTGATGGGCATGGGCCCGGTACCGGCCTCGCGCCGCTGTCTGGAACGCGCGGGCTGGACGCCGGCCGATCTGGACCTGATGGAAATCAACGAGGCGTTTGCCGCGCAGGCGTGCGCCGTGAATCAGCAAATGGGCTGGGACACGTCGAAGATCAACGTGAACGGCGGCGCGATTGCGATCGGCCATCCGATTGGCGCGTCCGGTTGCCGGATTCTCGTCACGCTGCTGCACGAAATGCAGAAGCGCGATGCGAAGAAAGGGCTGGCGTCGCTGTGTATCGGCGGCGGCATGGGTGTCGCGCTGGCGCTGGAGCGCGCCTGA